Proteins encoded in a region of the Brevundimonas vesicularis genome:
- the gltB gene encoding glutamate synthase large subunit, with the protein MTWLDKYNDTRDRLEAGNAYDRASERDACGVGLVCSIDGTPRRDVVEYAIRSLKAVAHRGAVDPDGLSGDGAGIMAELPQGFFAEQVASIGQSLRPGPICVGQVFLPRTDLGAQDRARAIVETEALRGGFWIYGWRQTPIDLSVVGTKAGATRPEIEQIMLAPPLDDAGQPLDGEALERELYLCRRRIEKTVKTENLAGVYICTLSARSIAYKGMVRAELLGDLYPDLEDPRFVSAYAVFHQRYSTNTFPEWKLAQPFRMMAHNGEINTLKGNLNWMKSHEIRMAAQAFGDRDGEVKPVVQPGGSDSAALDNVMEVLVHAGRPAPMAKALLIPEAWAKDDVVMPAEHRAFYAYCNAVMEPWDGPAAICAADGRWIVAGKDRNGLRPLRAVETVDGLLMAGSEAGLVPIPESRVKRRLHIGPGKLIAVDLKHGRVYDEHEAIDALSAAHPYTEWLDNMVDLEPIIGPGPEPRSASGEALTRRQIAAGYSREDLDLLLDALVRDGKEAVGSMGDDAPPAVLSALPRPLSHYFRQNFSQVTNPPIDPLREAGAMSLKTRFKNLGNILAEEEAQTDVFVLDSPVLTNGMYERMVETVGAGSTVVIDCSYDVPGEEARSGAGLRAALDRIMDEAEAAARDGAALIVLTDQAGSADRLAAPMILATAGVHGRLTKAGLRSYCSIVVRTAETLDPHGFAVLVGVGATTVNAWLAQDLFQERLDRGLYPGLTLRDACLNYKAGIEAGLLKTLARKGISVISAYRGGCEFEVLGLSRALTAEFFPGAPSRISGIGLAGLEQAAMKRHRIAWGEAVPSPAIGGFFKIRSGGEAHAHEAKTIHLLQDACNRGDYRRFKQFSEVVRAQADLSLRDLLDFREGTPIPLDQVESVSDIRRRFLTQAMSLGALGPEAHETLNIAMNRIGARSVSGEGGEDPERYHPRPNGDDANSAVKQVASGRFGVTAEYLNQCREIEIKVAQGAKPGEGGQLPGFKVTEFIARMRHAVPGTTLISPPPHHDIYSIEDLAQLIYDLKAINPDARVTVKLVSASGIGAIASGVAKANADAILIAGHNGGTGASPQTSIKHAGLPWEIGLAEAHQVLTLNNLRGSVTLRTDGGVRTGRDVVIAAMLGAEEYGVGTAALIAMGCLMVRQCHSNTCPVGVCSQDERLRDKFTGTPDKVVNLFTFIAEETREILASIGARTMDEIIGRTDLLRQVRRGGSHLDDLDLNPLLVQVDEGAAGKWADKTTRKPIADSLDAAVLKDAVRFLDRGQTLELSYPLNNTQRTVGAALSSAIVRRFGAQGPAGRLKLRLEGIAGQSFGAFAAKGLELHLTGEANDYVGKGLSGAEISIRTPEWREDQLICGNTTLYGATSGRLFVAGAAGERFAVRNSGAEAVVEGLGAHGCEYMTGGRVVVLGSVGWNLAAGMSGGELFVLDQPGHAERALNGDLAGVTDIDAEAADRLKGLIEAHLAATASPLARRLLADWDNSLNRFVRIVPLTDIVARTERLKTSA; encoded by the coding sequence ATGACCTGGTTAGACAAGTACAACGACACCCGCGACCGGCTGGAAGCCGGCAACGCCTATGACCGCGCCTCCGAGCGCGACGCCTGCGGCGTGGGCCTGGTCTGCTCCATCGACGGCACGCCGCGCCGCGACGTGGTCGAATATGCGATCCGCAGCCTGAAGGCCGTGGCCCACCGTGGCGCGGTCGATCCTGACGGCCTATCGGGCGACGGGGCCGGCATCATGGCCGAGCTGCCGCAAGGCTTCTTCGCCGAACAGGTGGCCTCGATCGGTCAGTCCCTGCGTCCCGGCCCGATCTGCGTCGGCCAGGTCTTCCTGCCGCGCACCGATCTGGGTGCCCAGGACCGCGCCCGCGCCATCGTCGAGACCGAGGCCCTGCGCGGGGGCTTCTGGATCTACGGCTGGCGTCAGACGCCCATCGACCTGTCGGTCGTGGGAACCAAGGCCGGCGCGACCCGGCCCGAGATCGAACAGATCATGCTGGCCCCGCCGCTGGACGACGCGGGCCAACCACTGGACGGCGAGGCGCTGGAGCGCGAACTGTATCTGTGCCGCCGCCGCATCGAAAAGACGGTCAAGACCGAGAACCTGGCCGGCGTCTATATCTGCACCCTGTCCGCGCGTTCCATCGCCTACAAGGGCATGGTGCGGGCCGAGTTGCTGGGCGACCTGTATCCCGACCTGGAGGACCCGCGCTTCGTCTCGGCCTACGCGGTCTTCCACCAGCGCTATTCGACCAACACCTTCCCCGAATGGAAGCTGGCCCAGCCCTTCCGGATGATGGCCCACAACGGCGAGATCAACACGCTGAAGGGCAACCTCAACTGGATGAAGTCGCACGAAATCCGCATGGCCGCACAGGCCTTCGGCGACCGCGACGGCGAGGTGAAGCCGGTGGTCCAGCCGGGCGGGTCGGACTCGGCGGCCCTGGACAATGTCATGGAGGTGCTGGTCCACGCCGGTCGCCCCGCCCCGATGGCGAAGGCCCTGCTAATCCCCGAGGCTTGGGCCAAGGACGATGTGGTCATGCCCGCCGAACACCGGGCCTTCTACGCCTATTGCAACGCGGTGATGGAGCCGTGGGACGGCCCGGCCGCCATCTGCGCCGCCGACGGCCGCTGGATCGTGGCGGGCAAGGACCGCAACGGCCTGCGTCCCCTGCGCGCCGTCGAGACGGTCGACGGCCTGCTGATGGCGGGTTCCGAAGCCGGGCTGGTGCCGATCCCCGAGAGCCGGGTGAAGCGCCGCCTGCACATTGGCCCCGGCAAGCTGATCGCGGTCGATCTGAAGCACGGCCGCGTCTATGATGAGCATGAGGCCATCGACGCCCTGTCCGCCGCCCACCCCTATACCGAGTGGCTGGACAATATGGTGGATCTGGAGCCGATCATCGGCCCCGGACCCGAGCCGCGCTCGGCCTCGGGCGAGGCCCTGACCCGCCGCCAGATCGCCGCCGGCTACAGCCGCGAGGACCTCGACCTGCTGCTGGATGCCCTGGTCCGCGACGGCAAGGAGGCGGTCGGCTCCATGGGCGACGACGCCCCGCCCGCGGTGCTGTCGGCCCTGCCCCGCCCGCTGTCGCATTACTTCCGCCAGAACTTCAGTCAGGTCACCAATCCGCCGATCGACCCGCTGCGTGAAGCGGGGGCCATGAGCCTGAAGACCCGGTTCAAGAACCTGGGCAATATCCTGGCCGAGGAAGAGGCCCAGACCGACGTCTTCGTGCTGGACAGCCCGGTCCTGACCAACGGCATGTACGAGCGGATGGTCGAGACGGTCGGCGCCGGTTCGACCGTGGTCATCGACTGCAGCTATGACGTGCCGGGCGAAGAGGCCCGCTCGGGCGCCGGCCTGCGTGCGGCGCTGGACCGGATCATGGACGAGGCCGAGGCCGCCGCCCGCGACGGCGCCGCCCTGATCGTGCTGACGGACCAGGCCGGATCGGCGGATCGTCTGGCCGCGCCGATGATCCTGGCCACCGCCGGGGTCCACGGTCGCCTGACCAAGGCGGGCCTGCGCTCCTACTGCTCGATCGTGGTCCGCACGGCCGAGACGCTGGACCCGCACGGGTTCGCCGTCCTGGTCGGGGTCGGCGCCACCACCGTCAACGCCTGGCTGGCCCAGGACCTGTTCCAGGAACGCCTGGACCGGGGCCTGTATCCCGGCCTGACGCTGCGCGACGCCTGTCTGAACTACAAGGCCGGCATCGAGGCGGGCCTGTTGAAGACTCTGGCGCGCAAGGGGATCAGCGTCATCTCCGCCTATCGCGGCGGCTGCGAGTTCGAGGTGCTGGGCCTGTCGCGGGCGCTGACCGCCGAGTTCTTCCCCGGCGCCCCGTCGCGCATCTCCGGCATCGGCCTGGCCGGCCTGGAGCAGGCGGCGATGAAGCGGCACCGCATCGCCTGGGGCGAGGCTGTCCCTTCCCCGGCCATCGGCGGCTTCTTCAAGATCCGGTCGGGCGGCGAAGCCCACGCCCACGAGGCCAAGACCATCCACCTGCTGCAGGACGCCTGCAACCGTGGCGATTATCGCCGCTTCAAACAGTTCTCCGAGGTCGTCCGCGCCCAGGCCGACCTGTCGTTGCGCGACCTCCTGGACTTCCGCGAAGGCACGCCCATTCCGCTGGACCAGGTCGAGAGCGTGTCGGACATCCGTCGCCGCTTCCTGACCCAGGCCATGTCGCTGGGCGCCCTCGGCCCCGAGGCGCACGAGACCCTGAACATCGCCATGAACCGCATCGGCGCCCGTTCGGTGTCCGGCGAGGGCGGCGAGGATCCGGAACGTTATCACCCGCGCCCGAACGGCGACGACGCCAACTCGGCGGTCAAACAAGTCGCCTCGGGCCGGTTCGGCGTCACCGCCGAATATCTGAACCAGTGCCGCGAGATCGAGATCAAGGTGGCCCAGGGCGCCAAGCCCGGCGAGGGCGGGCAACTGCCCGGCTTCAAGGTCACCGAATTCATCGCCCGGATGCGCCACGCCGTGCCTGGCACGACCCTGATCAGCCCGCCGCCGCACCACGACATCTATTCGATCGAGGACCTGGCCCAGCTCATCTACGACCTAAAGGCCATCAATCCGGATGCGCGCGTCACGGTGAAACTGGTGTCCGCCTCGGGCATCGGCGCCATCGCCTCGGGCGTGGCCAAGGCAAACGCCGACGCCATCCTGATCGCTGGCCACAACGGCGGCACCGGCGCCTCGCCCCAGACCTCGATCAAGCACGCCGGCCTGCCGTGGGAAATCGGTCTCGCCGAAGCCCACCAGGTGCTGACGCTGAACAATCTGCGCGGCTCGGTCACGCTGAGGACCGATGGGGGCGTCCGCACCGGCCGCGACGTGGTCATCGCCGCCATGCTGGGCGCCGAGGAATACGGCGTCGGCACCGCCGCCCTGATCGCCATGGGCTGTCTGATGGTGAGGCAGTGCCATTCCAACACCTGTCCCGTCGGCGTCTGCTCCCAGGACGAGCGGCTGCGCGACAAGTTCACCGGCACGCCTGACAAGGTGGTGAACCTGTTCACCTTCATCGCCGAGGAGACGCGAGAAATCCTGGCCTCCATCGGCGCGCGCACGATGGACGAGATCATCGGCCGCACCGATCTGCTGCGTCAGGTCCGTCGCGGCGGCTCGCACCTGGACGACCTGGACCTGAACCCCCTGCTGGTTCAGGTGGACGAGGGCGCGGCCGGCAAATGGGCCGACAAGACGACGCGCAAGCCCATCGCCGACAGCCTGGACGCCGCCGTGCTGAAGGACGCCGTGCGTTTCCTGGATCGCGGCCAGACGCTGGAGCTGTCCTATCCGCTGAACAACACCCAGCGCACGGTCGGCGCGGCCCTATCATCGGCCATCGTGCGCCGCTTCGGCGCGCAAGGCCCGGCGGGCCGTCTGAAGCTGCGGCTGGAAGGCATTGCGGGCCAGAGCTTCGGCGCCTTTGCGGCCAAGGGTCTGGAACTGCACCTGACGGGCGAGGCCAACGACTATGTCGGCAAGGGGCTGTCGGGCGCCGAAATCTCGATCCGCACGCCCGAATGGCGCGAGGATCAGCTGATCTGCGGCAACACCACCCTGTATGGCGCGACCTCCGGCCGGCTGTTCGTCGCCGGCGCGGCGGGCGAGCGGTTCGCGGTCAGGAACTCCGGCGCCGAGGCCGTGGTCGAGGGCCTGGGCGCGCACGGCTGCGAATATATGACCGGCGGGCGCGTGGTCGTCCTGGGCTCGGTCGGCTGGAACCTGGCGGCAGGCATGAGCGGCGGCGAGCTGTTCGTGCTGGACCAGCCCGGCCATGCCGAGCGCGCCCTGAACGGCGACCTGGCGGGCGTGACCGACATTGACGCAGAGGCGGCCGATCGACTGAAGGGCCTGATCGAGGCCCATCTGGCGGCGACGGCCTCACCCCTGGCGCGGCGTCTGCTGGCCGATTGGGACAACAGCCTGAACCGCTTCGTCCGCATCGTGCCCCTGACCGACATCGTCGCCCGCACGGAACGCCTGAAGACGTCCGCCTGA
- a CDS encoding ammonium transporter produces the protein MTRSAALAVTLVAGAAAFASPALAAPTLADPALLAHQAPLIIDTAATAWILTSTALVLLMTLPGLALFYGGMVRKKNIISVVAQSAAAFAIVSVLWFLVGYSLSFGKGPEAANGFIGGVQAAFLNGVTAQTAHSLLPGLPELLFVAFQMTFAIITPALIAGAFAERMKFSASLLFFALWHLIVYAPICHQVWGGGYLGGLGVLDFAGGAVVHVNAGIAGLVCALVLGPRHGFGRDNMAPANLVYSAIGTGLLLVGWLGFNAGSAGAADALAATAAFNTILAAGSAALGWMTIEWFDRKRPTLLGLLSGVVGGLVAITPAAGFVDPKGAFFIGLIGGPACYAGAVWLKHALKYDDSLDAFGVHGVGGIVGALLTGVFATTTVNALSEGATVWKQAVGLVGVIVWSAAGTFVVLMICKFTTGLRVTKDEEVEGLDYTQHGEAIH, from the coding sequence ATGACCCGATCCGCCGCCCTCGCCGTCACGCTCGTCGCCGGGGCGGCGGCCTTCGCCTCACCGGCCCTGGCGGCCCCAACCCTGGCGGACCCGGCCCTGCTGGCGCATCAGGCGCCGCTGATCATCGATACGGCGGCGACGGCCTGGATCCTGACCTCCACGGCCCTGGTCCTGCTGATGACCCTGCCGGGCTTGGCCCTGTTCTACGGCGGCATGGTCAGGAAGAAGAACATCATCAGCGTCGTCGCCCAGTCGGCGGCCGCCTTCGCCATCGTCTCGGTCCTGTGGTTCCTGGTCGGCTACAGCCTGTCGTTCGGCAAGGGACCGGAGGCGGCCAATGGCTTCATCGGCGGGGTGCAAGCGGCCTTCCTGAACGGCGTCACCGCCCAAACGGCCCACAGCCTGCTGCCCGGCCTGCCTGAGCTGCTGTTCGTCGCCTTCCAGATGACCTTCGCCATCATCACCCCCGCCCTGATCGCCGGCGCCTTCGCCGAGCGGATGAAGTTCTCGGCCAGCCTGCTGTTCTTCGCCCTGTGGCACCTGATCGTCTATGCGCCGATCTGTCATCAGGTCTGGGGCGGCGGCTATTTGGGCGGGCTGGGCGTGCTCGACTTCGCGGGCGGCGCGGTCGTCCACGTCAACGCCGGGATCGCCGGTCTGGTCTGCGCCCTGGTGCTGGGGCCGCGTCACGGTTTCGGGCGCGACAACATGGCCCCCGCCAACCTGGTCTACAGCGCCATCGGCACCGGCCTGCTGCTGGTCGGCTGGCTGGGCTTCAACGCCGGATCGGCAGGCGCGGCCGATGCGCTGGCCGCCACGGCCGCCTTCAACACCATCCTGGCCGCCGGCAGCGCCGCCCTGGGCTGGATGACCATCGAATGGTTCGATCGCAAGCGCCCGACCCTGCTGGGCCTGCTATCGGGCGTCGTCGGCGGTCTGGTCGCCATCACCCCCGCCGCCGGTTTCGTCGATCCCAAGGGCGCCTTCTTCATCGGCCTGATCGGCGGCCCGGCCTGCTATGCGGGCGCGGTCTGGCTGAAGCACGCGCTGAAATACGATGACAGCCTGGATGCGTTTGGCGTGCACGGCGTCGGCGGCATCGTCGGCGCCCTGCTGACCGGCGTCTTCGCCACCACGACCGTCAACGCCCTGTCGGAGGGGGCGACCGTGTGGAAACAGGCCGTCGGCCTGGTCGGCGTCATCGTCTGGAGCGCGGCCGGCACCTTCGTCGTCCTGATGATCTGCAAGTTCACCACGGGCCTGCGCGTCACCAAGGACGAAGAGGTCGAGGGGCTGGACTATACCCAGCACGGCGAGGCCATCCACTGA
- a CDS encoding Hsp20 family protein — protein MTTTRTILFDSPFLLGFEHTRALIDRAAKAAAESYPPYNVEQIGDAGVRISLAVAGFAPDELAITLDGRQLTIAGKRDDAGRGEQAFLHRGIAARGFVRNFVLADGLEVEGARLEHGLLHVDLIRPEAERQVRRIPITSGPVTAG, from the coding sequence ATGACGACGACGCGCACCATCCTGTTCGACAGCCCGTTCCTGCTGGGCTTCGAACACACCCGCGCCCTGATCGACCGCGCCGCCAAGGCCGCGGCCGAAAGCTATCCGCCCTACAATGTCGAACAGATCGGCGATGCGGGCGTCCGCATCAGCCTGGCCGTCGCTGGGTTTGCGCCGGACGAACTGGCCATAACTCTGGACGGCCGCCAGCTGACCATCGCCGGCAAGCGCGACGACGCCGGCAGGGGTGAACAGGCCTTTCTGCATCGCGGCATCGCGGCGCGTGGCTTCGTTCGCAACTTCGTCCTGGCCGACGGGCTGGAGGTCGAGGGCGCCCGGCTGGAGCACGGCCTGCTCCACGTCGACCTGATCCGGCCCGAGGCTGAGCGCCAGGTGCGGCGCATTCCCATCACGTCCGGGCCCGTCACGGCCGGGTGA
- a CDS encoding DUF1150 family protein, whose translation MTPMTMTKEDFAGLGAPDLVYVREIKASDLLEEAVEIKDVDLNPGQMLYAVHSADGERLAVMIDRDTAFAAAVAHELEPVSVH comes from the coding sequence ATGACGCCGATGACGATGACCAAGGAAGACTTTGCCGGACTGGGCGCCCCCGACCTCGTGTATGTGCGCGAGATCAAGGCTTCGGACCTGCTTGAAGAAGCGGTCGAGATCAAGGACGTGGATCTGAACCCCGGCCAGATGCTCTATGCCGTCCACAGCGCCGACGGCGAGCGTCTGGCGGTCATGATCGACCGCGACACCGCCTTCGCCGCCGCCGTGGCGCACGAGCTGGAGCCGGTTTCCGTTCACTAG
- the ptsN gene encoding PTS IIA-like nitrogen regulatory protein PtsN produces the protein MDIGDLLAPKGVVLRSGASSKRQALHALAEAASHALGLDEARIFDALMERETLGSTGLGAGVAVPHARLTEVEKVTAVFVRLDTPVAYDAVDDRPVDLIVGLFAPPKAGAEHLRALAAVSRALRSPELREQLRQARTTDAIRALFVKDATAATAA, from the coding sequence ATGGACATCGGTGATCTGCTCGCGCCCAAGGGCGTGGTGCTGCGCAGCGGCGCGTCGTCCAAGCGACAGGCGCTTCATGCCCTGGCCGAAGCGGCGTCGCATGCGCTGGGCCTCGACGAAGCCCGTATTTTCGACGCCTTGATGGAACGCGAGACGCTGGGATCGACCGGGCTGGGAGCAGGGGTCGCGGTGCCGCACGCGCGTCTCACCGAGGTCGAGAAGGTGACGGCGGTGTTCGTGCGACTGGATACGCCTGTGGCCTATGATGCGGTGGACGACCGGCCGGTCGATTTGATCGTCGGCCTGTTCGCACCGCCCAAGGCGGGCGCCGAGCATCTGAGGGCGTTGGCGGCGGTGTCGCGCGCGCTGCGGTCGCCCGAACTGCGGGAACAACTGAGACAGGCGCGCACGACCGATGCGATCCGCGCCCTGTTCGTCAAGGACGCCACGGCCGCGACGGCGGCCTGA
- the hpf gene encoding ribosome hibernation-promoting factor, HPF/YfiA family encodes MQVQVSGKQVDVGEALGSRISQELEDGVGKYFARGGEDAEVVVSKDGHNFKVDCWVRLASGQTLVTTGMGGDAHSAFTEALDRLEKRVRRYKRRLKDHHIGPKGLSPEKTENAAREVARSIVLRDPDSVEDDVFGDTGENDGPPPVGMVIAETEHEIRTITVGRAVLELDMTGYPVVLFRNAAHGGLAVVYRRPDGNVGWIDPERTAKSNGSVN; translated from the coding sequence ATGCAAGTCCAAGTCAGCGGCAAGCAAGTGGATGTCGGCGAAGCGTTAGGCTCGCGCATCTCCCAGGAACTCGAAGACGGGGTCGGAAAATACTTCGCCCGAGGCGGTGAAGACGCCGAGGTCGTGGTGTCCAAGGACGGCCACAACTTCAAGGTGGACTGTTGGGTCCGCCTCGCGTCGGGCCAGACCCTGGTGACGACCGGAATGGGCGGCGACGCTCACTCGGCCTTCACCGAGGCGCTGGATCGGCTCGAAAAGCGGGTTCGCCGCTACAAGCGCCGGCTCAAGGACCACCACATCGGACCCAAGGGTCTGTCGCCCGAGAAGACCGAAAACGCCGCCCGCGAAGTCGCACGCAGCATCGTGCTGCGTGATCCCGACAGCGTGGAGGACGACGTCTTCGGCGACACCGGCGAGAACGACGGCCCGCCGCCGGTGGGCATGGTCATCGCCGAGACCGAGCACGAAATCCGCACCATCACGGTCGGACGGGCCGTTTTGGAGCTGGACATGACGGGCTATCCGGTCGTGCTGTTCCGTAACGCGGCGCACGGCGGTCTGGCGGTCGTCTATCGTCGTCCGGACGGCAATGTGGGATGGATCGATCCCGAACGGACGGCCAAGTCCAACGGTTCGGTGAACTAA
- the rpoN gene encoding RNA polymerase factor sigma-54: protein MIGQRLEVRQGQGLVITPQLQQAIKLLQLSNLELEDFVEAELERNPLLQREEPESETPEPVERVEAASDSEMSFGDGVADAAASSMDAGSDDVYGDAAPGERTSDRMTDEAQPGLSDWSSAGKGGQMFEGEGERPDAHELTLWEHLQAQASSAGLTPADHGIALTLIDATDEGGYLRGELTEFADRLGVPLARIEAVLGVCHGFEPTGIMARSVPECLKLQLIERNRFDPAMAALLDNLDLLAKRDLAGLRRVCEVDGEDLTDMIAELRALTPRPGAGFGGEPAQTVVPDVHVRPDPAGGWRVELNADTLPRLLVDKRYHGLVQAGARSDTEKTFVADCAAQANWLVKSLDQRAKTILKVSSEIVRQQDAFLAFGVEFLRPLNLKTVADAIGMHESTVSRVTSNKYIATPRGVFELKFFFTAAIQSVDGASTHSAEAVRHKIKSMIDGEGVEGDVLSDDRIVEILKETGIDIARRTVAKYREALRIPSSVERRRMMKTG, encoded by the coding sequence GTGATCGGGCAGAGGTTAGAGGTCAGGCAGGGGCAGGGGCTGGTCATCACGCCCCAGCTGCAGCAGGCGATCAAGCTGCTGCAACTGTCGAACCTCGAGCTGGAGGACTTCGTCGAGGCCGAGCTGGAACGCAATCCGCTGCTGCAACGCGAGGAGCCGGAAAGCGAGACGCCCGAACCGGTCGAGCGCGTCGAGGCGGCTTCGGATAGCGAAATGTCCTTCGGCGACGGGGTCGCGGACGCAGCAGCGTCCTCGATGGACGCCGGTTCCGACGACGTCTATGGCGACGCGGCGCCCGGCGAGCGCACCAGCGACCGGATGACTGATGAGGCGCAGCCGGGGCTGTCGGACTGGTCCAGCGCCGGCAAGGGCGGCCAGATGTTCGAGGGCGAGGGCGAGCGGCCCGACGCGCATGAGTTGACACTGTGGGAGCATCTTCAGGCCCAGGCGTCGAGCGCGGGCCTGACGCCGGCCGACCACGGCATCGCCCTGACCCTGATCGATGCGACCGACGAAGGCGGCTATCTGCGCGGGGAACTGACCGAATTCGCCGACCGGCTGGGCGTGCCGCTGGCGCGCATCGAGGCGGTGCTGGGCGTCTGCCACGGATTCGAGCCGACCGGGATCATGGCGCGGTCGGTGCCGGAATGCCTGAAGCTGCAGCTGATCGAGCGCAATCGGTTCGATCCGGCGATGGCGGCCCTGCTGGACAATCTGGACCTGCTGGCCAAGCGCGATCTGGCGGGCCTGCGCCGCGTCTGCGAGGTCGATGGCGAGGACCTGACCGACATGATCGCCGAACTGCGGGCGCTGACGCCGCGTCCGGGCGCAGGCTTCGGCGGCGAGCCGGCGCAAACGGTCGTGCCCGATGTGCATGTACGGCCCGATCCCGCCGGCGGCTGGCGGGTCGAGCTGAACGCCGACACCCTGCCGCGCTTGCTGGTCGACAAACGCTATCACGGCCTGGTTCAGGCCGGCGCGCGATCGGACACCGAAAAGACCTTCGTCGCCGACTGCGCCGCCCAGGCCAACTGGCTGGTCAAGTCGCTGGATCAGCGGGCCAAGACCATTCTGAAGGTCTCGTCCGAGATCGTGCGCCAGCAGGACGCCTTTCTGGCCTTCGGCGTCGAGTTCCTGAGGCCGCTCAATCTGAAGACCGTCGCCGACGCCATCGGCATGCACGAATCGACCGTCAGCCGCGTCACCTCGAACAAATATATCGCCACGCCGCGGGGCGTGTTCGAGCTGAAATTCTTCTTCACCGCCGCCATCCAGTCGGTGGATGGCGCATCGACCCATTCGGCCGAAGCCGTCCGTCACAAGATCAAATCCATGATCGACGGCGAGGGGGTTGAGGGTGACGTTTTGTCCGACGACCGGATCGTGGAAATCCTGAAGGAAACGGGCATCGACATCGCCCGCCGCACCGTGGCCAAATATCGGGAAGCCTTGAGGATTCCGTCCTCGGTCGAGCGCCGCCGGATGATGAAGACGGGCTGA
- the lptB gene encoding LPS export ABC transporter ATP-binding protein codes for MARKELSALNLDERPQPAAVAPAPAEKGLRVMNLARSFGQRQVVRDVSLMVQRGEVAGLLGPNGAGKTTCFYMITGLIPPDSGAIWLDGENITGQPMYQRSRMGLGYLAQEASIFRGMTVEQNVKAVVELNYPRDQIRAETDRLLNELHIDHLRHARATALSGGERRRVEIARALAGRPSFMLLDEPFAGIDPLAIADIRTVIRYLASQGIGVLITDHNVRETLDITDRVSIISNGAVLFEGTSDEAIHDAEVRRVYLGENYI; via the coding sequence TTGGCGCGCAAGGAACTGTCAGCCCTGAACCTGGACGAGCGGCCCCAACCGGCCGCAGTAGCGCCTGCGCCTGCGGAAAAGGGCCTACGGGTGATGAACCTGGCGCGGTCGTTCGGCCAGCGTCAGGTGGTGCGCGACGTGTCCTTGATGGTGCAGCGCGGCGAGGTCGCGGGCTTGCTGGGTCCCAACGGGGCCGGCAAGACGACCTGCTTCTACATGATCACCGGCCTGATCCCGCCGGATTCGGGCGCAATCTGGCTGGACGGCGAGAACATCACCGGCCAACCGATGTATCAGCGCAGCCGCATGGGCCTGGGCTATCTGGCGCAGGAAGCCTCGATCTTTCGCGGCATGACGGTCGAGCAGAACGTCAAGGCGGTGGTCGAGCTGAACTATCCGCGCGACCAGATCCGCGCCGAGACCGACCGGCTGCTGAACGAGCTGCACATCGACCATCTGCGCCATGCGCGGGCGACGGCCCTGTCGGGCGGCGAGCGACGGCGGGTGGAGATCGCGCGGGCGCTGGCCGGACGGCCGTCCTTCATGCTTCTGGACGAACCCTTCGCCGGCATCGACCCCCTGGCCATCGCCGACATCCGCACCGTGATCCGCTATCTGGCCAGCCAGGGCATCGGCGTGCTGATCACCGACCACAATGTGCGCGAGACCCTGGACATCACCGACCGGGTGTCGATCATCTCGAACGGCGCGGTGCTGTTCGAAGGCACGTCCGACGAGGCGATCCACGACGCCGAAGTGCGCCGGGTGTATCTGGGCGAAAACTACATCTGA
- a CDS encoding LptA/OstA family protein, with amino-acid sequence MIVTKISKTLAVVAAAAVVGMPALVDAQAQATNQPVAYGADSVEYAPNRIILRGRAEATQGGNRFRADTLTLVSGEGGDLQRAEASGTVYFVTPDQSMRGDRAVYNLGNGEIVVTGNVILTQGKNVLTGSRLVYNINTETARMDGAPRGAAGSRVQGVFYPNSN; translated from the coding sequence ATGATCGTGACGAAGATTTCGAAGACGCTGGCCGTCGTCGCGGCGGCCGCCGTCGTGGGCATGCCGGCCCTGGTGGACGCGCAGGCTCAGGCGACCAATCAGCCCGTCGCCTATGGCGCGGACTCGGTCGAATACGCCCCCAACCGCATCATCCTGCGCGGCCGGGCCGAGGCGACGCAGGGCGGCAATCGTTTCCGCGCCGACACCCTGACTTTGGTCAGCGGCGAGGGCGGCGATCTGCAACGCGCCGAGGCCAGCGGCACGGTCTATTTCGTGACGCCAGACCAGTCGATGCGCGGCGACCGCGCTGTCTACAACCTGGGCAACGGCGAGATCGTGGTGACGGGCAACGTCATCCTGACCCAGGGCAAGAACGTCCTGACCGGCTCGCGCCTGGTCTACAACATCAACACCGAGACCGCCCGCATGGACGGCGCGCCGCGCGGCGCCGCCGGAAGCCGCGTGCAGGGCGTCTTCTATCCCAACTCGAACTGA